In Euwallacea similis isolate ESF13 chromosome 19, ESF131.1, whole genome shotgun sequence, the genomic stretch TTCGAAAAGATCAAAAAGGACGAACAAACTTACCTGAAGATAATATCCTGCGTTCTAGACATTAGACCGCAAAATTTGAAGGTTCATTTCGAAAACCTTTTCAATGGCAACAAGCTGATGGGGGACAATATGAACAAGGTGATCAATGAGGAATGGCAGAGCTTGTTCAACGATGTGAAACCTTCAATTGACAAAACATACGGGGAAGTCTTTAAAGTGTACTGGCAGACATTCTATGATAATATACCCATGGAGAAAATGTTCTTCGAATGAGTCTCACTTGAATTTCCTGTGTAACCTAAAGGTTctagttttcatttttcttgattttttggtGAACTTtagtaatataaaattatttatttagccAGATAATTCGTTTTTCCAGTTTATTACCTTTCTTAAGAGCGTGCGGTAAAGCAGCACTTTCCGCACTCATTAAGTAAACTGCCATGACGACGATTCAACAAAACTCACCTCTTTTCCTATTCGTTTcccacattttttattttacattagtATTTCAACCCTAGAGCAATATAAACCACCTACAATAAACCTCCTGAAATCGCTTATTAGGACATGCCTTTGCCGCTCAAATCATTGACATCTCCACTTGGATCTCGTATGTTGTTCCTAACTGGAGCCCAGTCCCGCGTGAAGTCCCGCCCGAAAATCCCGAAAGTGAGCAGTCTGCTTTGCGGCTCATTTAGTTCAATATTGCGCTctaaaattttctcatttacAGCTGCTCCTCTCCAGGAATACTCCATAATAGTCAAGGGTCGCATGGAGCTCAGTAGAGTAGTAGGCAACTGGAAGCGTTGTTCCGAGTGGCTGAAGTTGCCGGTGATGTTAATGAAATTGAAGATCACTGGCCAGGAAATGGTCGAGTAATTGGAGAATCTGTTTAGGAGATTTTTGGGTCCTTAAAAACTTAAGATTATGTGGGAGAACTCGGCAACCTTTGTCCACATGAATTTATCGATTGGTTCAAACATGCGACCACCCCACAAGTTTCCACCCCTCCGTAGTACACGCCTGAGTAGGTTCTCACCCCATTGAAGGCAACCAAATGATAGGTATACGCATTACCGGCAGTAGAGGTCGAATTCAGCGTTATGAAGGTATTAAAGTGGCAACATAAGACATTACGGTCATCCTCCCCATGACACACTATGTGCTCGGAAGACCCATTGGTGGACGTGTTAAGGAGCACTGATTTGTGATCTGCAAGTGCAGTTTAAAACAGAAATCATAGAAAAAAGATAtagacaattttttcaacCCTTTATAGATGGATCGACAAGCAAGTAAAAGTTGTCTAATGACAAAGCTAGTTGGTCAATGGTATCAGTGTTGGGGATCTCGTAAGAAACATTGAATTCTCCCGAATCAATTGGAACAGTTTGTATCATTAACTTGGTACCGCTTTCAGCCAAAACGTCATACTCAATTGGCCCATGTCTAGCCATAAATATCCCCGACCCTCCAGCTCCAGATTGGGGTAGACTAGCCCCTGAGGCCAACAACACCACATTCATTTCTTGGGCCCACATCTGCTGTATTTGAAGGGCTAAAATTCTCTAACGGATTTTACAGGGATTTTCTTCAGAACCACCTACCAGTTAAGTAAGGCAGCTCTCCAATCCACTGTAAaggaaaaatcatattttttactcctcgatttttgattaaattgaaGGCCGGAATGCCGAACTGAATGTCAAAACAAGTCATTATCCCAAAAGTTGTATTTCCCATATATAACACTGGTAAGTCGAGTGATGTTGGTCTGCTCTTGCCTCGCTCCCCAAACAAATTCCATTTCCTATATCTGATTCAGACTATTTAGGTAGGTTTATGAGACGTTTGAGAAGTTCATGAGACAAAAGACATGTTACATAAGGTGCGTATACGCTATGACCATGACCATGACCATGAGCTATGTATTTAAATGTTGCTGAATGTACGATACTTTGTGTCATTTGCTTAatttcattcaccattttgtcaccAAACAGTATTTGCTGCATGTCTCATATCGCATGCCTCATGTCTTAAACATTTCTAACCTGTCACCAGACTTAGAATTGTTACTTCTCATGTAAAAATTTACCTAGCAAGTATAGAACCTTTCGTGCCGAAAGCTACGACCGTGTTGTAGTACTTGTAATCCTCAGACTCTAAACAATTCTGATCACCTTGACACACCTCCTTCTCGGTGAAATTTATAAGAACAGTGGTGTTGTAATCCATAGCTGCGCAAGATAGGTTTTTAAGGAACTGTGCGTAGTTACCTTCAGTTGAATTGCAAAGAATAAAGTTGCCGTAATCTGGTGGTAAAACTGCCGCATTTTCTATGGCACCGAAGTATGGAGATAGAGTGCTCTCCGGGAAAACTACCAAATCAAGAGCCTTAAGACTGggataaaaactgaaaatagttCCTTTTGATAGTGATGCAACTTACCGTACTTTGCTTCTTTGCTTGCTGTATTAAATTAACGTAGTTCATTGTGTTATCTTCCAAAACTTCCGAAGCAGGTTTAAAGTAGTCTAGGTTTACTGCAAATTCCATTACTGCCACATTATATGAGTCTGCCTGAAGGGCAGTAAAAGTCAATAATTTTGGGACACGTGAAGATGCACAAGGGCGAAGGAATCTTTTTAACTTACTGCTGAGAAATACAGGAAAATTATGGTCAAA encodes the following:
- the LOC136415272 gene encoding vanin-like protein 3, producing the protein MKGIAVPPFNALPQFLTIIFLYFSAADSYNVAVMEFAVNLDYFKPASEVLEDNTMNYVNLIQQAKKQSTALDLVVFPESTLSPYFGAIENAAVLPPDYGNFILCNSTEGNYAQFLKNLSCAAMDYNTTVLINFTEKEVCQGDQNCLESEDYKYYNTVVAFGTKGSILARYRKWNLFGERGKSRPTSLDLPVLYMGNTTFGIMTCFDIQFGIPAFNLIKNRGVKNMIFPLQWIGELPYLTALQIQQMWAQEMNVVLLASGASLPQSGAGGSGIFMARHGPIEYDVLAESGTKLMIQTVPIDSGEFNVSYEIPNTDTIDQLALSLDNFYLLVDPSIKDHKSVLLNTSTNGSSEHIVCHGEDDRNVLCCHFNTFITLNSTSTAGNAYTYHLVAFNGVRTYSGVYYGGVETCGVVACLNQSINSCGQRFSNYSTISWPVIFNFINITGNFSHSEQRFQLPTTLLSSMRPLTIMEYSWRGAAVNEKILERNIELNEPQSRLLTFGIFGRDFTRDWAPVRNNIRDPSGDVNDLSGKGMS